From the Lathyrus oleraceus cultivar Zhongwan6 chromosome 4, CAAS_Psat_ZW6_1.0, whole genome shotgun sequence genome, one window contains:
- the LOC127136707 gene encoding uncharacterized protein LOC127136707, whose translation MINGQKQMRVLFGYQEVLEIVVNGITQLGTEATDIQRATHKEEKKKDYKALFLIHSCVDNNNFEKVGDCESAKQAWEILEKAYVDAVKAKIVRLQTYKRQFELTQMEDKETINDYITRITRLVNQIKSCGETILEQNVVSKVLRSLTLRFDNIVVAIEESKDLTTLSKDELQSSLEAHEQRMDERGADKAKAEIALQARFNEKNKRSKGKFTARGQSNFQNFGSNDSQNSKHSTSEKGECSSNDSGHSNGFKKRDVSKVQCYKCRKFGHFANSCRGKSNENHNNEAKVAREEVDDEDTLLVMITEGSYGITDVPGSSYSSESLRDNSCTVPENSEKMHSD comes from the coding sequence ATGATAAATGGACAAAAACAAATGAGGGTTTTGTTTGGTTATCAAGAGGTGCTTGAGATCGTCGTCAATGGAATTACGCAATTAGGGACAGAGGCTACCGACATTCAAAGAGCTACAcacaaagaagagaagaagaaggattacAAAGCCCTATTCTTGATTCATTCTTGTGTTGATAATAACAATTTCGAGAAGGTTGGCGATTGTGAATCGGCGAAGCAAGCATGGGAAATCTTGGAGAAAGCATATGTCGATGCCGTCAAAGCGAAGATTGTAAGGTTACAAACTTACAAGCGACAATTCGAGTTAACACAAATGGAAGATAAAGAAACGATCAACGACTATATTACACGCATTACCCGGTTAgttaatcaaatcaaatcttGTGGGGAAACGATTCTTGAGCAGAATGTTGTATCGAAAGTATTGCGTTCGTTAACGCTGCGTTTCGACAACATAGTTGTGGCTATTGAAGAATCAAAGGATCTAACAACTTTGAGCAAAGATGAATTGCAAAGTTCGTTAGAGGCACATGAACAAAGGATGGATGAGAGAGGCGCCGACAAAGCCAAAGCGGAGATTGCTTTGCAAGCGCGTTTCAATGAGAAGAATAAGAGGTCGAAAGGAAAATTTACGGCGAGAGGTCAATcaaattttcagaattttggtTCAAATGATTCGCAAAATTCAAAGCATTCGACGAGTGAAAAGGGTGAATGTAGCTCCAATGATAGTGGTCATAGCAATGGTTTCAAGAAGCGTGATGTGAGTAAGGTTCAATGCTACAAGTGCAGAAAGTTTGGACACTTTGCAAATTCGTGTCGTGGTAAATCGAACGAGAATCACAATAATGAAGCCAAGGTTGCTAGGGAAGAGGTAGATGATGAGGACACACTTCTAGTAATGATCACGGAGGGGAGTTATGGCATTACGGATGTTCCGGGCAGCAGCTACAGCAGTGAAAGTTTGCGGGACAACAGTTGTACTGTTCCGGAAAATAGCGAGAAAATGCATTCGGATTGA
- the LOC127074579 gene encoding uncharacterized protein LOC127074579, translating into MVNLVEAQKPLMHALMKMAGIRPYTVEIESGTEMSFWVPSETITKPKKKEEKPKLIAKPTKPVVVLVHGFAAEGIVTWQFQVGALTKKYAVYVPDLLFFGGSVTDKTDRSPRFQAECLAAALRKLGVEKCIVVGFSYGGMVAFKMAEMFPELVEAMVISGSILAMTDSISVSSLQELGFSSSSELLLPNSVKGLKTLLSIAAYKKLWFPNRLHKDFLQVMFTNRKERGELLEGLVISNKEVDIPNFSQRIHLLWGENDQIFKLELAQNMKEQLGDDTTFEGIKKAGHLVHLERPCVYNRCLKHFIASFLASNKTK; encoded by the exons ATGGTGAATCTTGTGGAAGCACAAAAACCATTGATGCATGCTCTAATGAAAATGGCAGGGATAAGACCCTACACAGTAGAGATAGAATCAGGAACCGAAATGAGTTTCTGGGTACCTTCAGAAACCATAACAAAACCcaagaaaaaagaagaaaaaccCAAACTCATCGCGAAACCCACCAAGCCCGTGGTCGTTCTAGTCCACGGTTTCGCCGCAGAGGGAATAGTCACATGGCAGTTTCAAGTTGGCGCGTTGACAAAAAAGTACGCTGTTTATGTTCCGGATCTTCTGTTCTTCGGAGGTTCTGTCACAGACAAAACAGACAGATCGCCGAGGTTTCAAGCGGAGTGTTTGGCAGCGGCGTTGAGGAAACTCGGTGTGGAGAAATGTATCGTTGTCGGTTTTAGCTACGGCGGAATGGTGGCGTTTAAGATGGCTGAGATGTTTCCTGAATTGGTGGAAGCTATGGTTATATCAGGATCCATTTTGGCTATGACTGATAGCATTAGTGTTAGTAGTTTGCAAGAACTTGgattttcttcttcttctgaacttTTGTTGCCAAACTCTGTCAAAGGTCTTAAAACGCTTTTGTCGATTGCTGCTTATAAAAAGCTTTGGTTTCCAAATCGTTTGCACAAAGATTTTCTTCAG GTGATGTTCACTAATAGAAAAGAGCGAGGTGAACTATTAGAAGGGTTAGTAATTAGCAATAAAGAAGTTGACATTCCAAATTTCTCACAG AGGATACATCTTCTATGGGGTGAAAATGATCAAATTTTCAAATTGGAACTTGCTCAAAATATGAAAGA GCAACTTGGAGATGACACAACTTTTGAAGGCATAAAGAAAGCTGGTCATCTTGTTCATTTGGAGAGACCATGCGTCTACAATAGATGCCTCAAGCATTTTATTGCTTCCTTCTTGGCGTCAAATAAAACCAAATAA